The following are from one region of the Halodesulfurarchaeum sp. HSR-GB genome:
- a CDS encoding sodium:solute symporter family protein has translation MVESDTILILAIIAAYLAGTLLIGYLAWRVLESDVGDLFTASRSLGLVATAMGIFGTQVTAFGMMGAPGAAYGLGYSAYGYIVGMAQFMAAAAFFVIGYRVWLLAEAFDHVTPVHFFGDRFESYMPRFVISIAQIIYEIQYIVIGGIGAGIIFEVVTDGFIPYWLGALIILFITTWVAYAGGQRGSAWTNIFQGALMLAVLVPMMYIVYNALGGGQAILDQLSPQMISLGGAAVQDPKVWIPFSLIATGMSNGVIAHVLVKNMSADSPQTIKRNTYIYPVLVGVLFFMTISLGVWGSIALPGLEGNAVDRILPALAEMYAPTWMVGLIAAGIFAAIMTSWDGMLLATSSMFSDDIIKPIAKMQGYELSTQWENRFSKFFILVVAVVTYLLVLARPDTILAVGVFAFTGFATLVPSYFAALYWKRTTSTGVVASVVITTPVVALWAFEVLPAWTTFGFHYSAPSLLLASVLVVVVSLLSSPPSKEIVEQNFEVFDRVFYD, from the coding sequence ATGGTCGAATCCGACACCATCCTGATCCTCGCCATCATCGCGGCCTACCTGGCCGGGACGCTACTCATCGGCTATCTCGCCTGGCGGGTCCTCGAATCGGACGTCGGTGACCTGTTCACCGCCTCGCGAAGTCTGGGGCTCGTGGCCACGGCGATGGGGATTTTCGGGACTCAGGTAACTGCCTTCGGGATGATGGGGGCCCCGGGAGCCGCCTACGGACTCGGGTACTCCGCGTACGGGTATATCGTCGGAATGGCCCAGTTCATGGCCGCTGCGGCCTTCTTCGTGATCGGTTACCGCGTGTGGCTGCTCGCCGAAGCGTTCGATCACGTCACGCCGGTGCACTTCTTCGGGGACCGATTCGAGTCCTACATGCCGCGTTTTGTCATCTCGATCGCCCAGATCATCTACGAGATCCAGTACATCGTGATCGGCGGCATCGGGGCCGGGATCATCTTCGAAGTCGTGACCGACGGGTTCATTCCCTACTGGCTCGGCGCGTTGATCATCCTGTTCATCACGACCTGGGTGGCTTACGCCGGCGGGCAGCGGGGGAGCGCCTGGACGAACATCTTCCAGGGGGCGCTCATGCTCGCCGTGCTGGTCCCGATGATGTACATCGTCTACAACGCACTCGGTGGTGGGCAGGCCATCCTCGACCAGCTCTCCCCACAGATGATCTCGCTCGGCGGTGCGGCGGTCCAGGACCCCAAGGTCTGGATCCCGTTCAGCCTGATCGCGACGGGGATGTCAAACGGCGTCATCGCCCACGTGCTGGTCAAGAACATGTCCGCGGACAGCCCGCAGACGATCAAGCGCAACACCTACATCTACCCCGTGCTGGTCGGCGTCCTCTTCTTCATGACCATCTCGCTTGGGGTCTGGGGCAGTATCGCACTCCCCGGGCTGGAGGGCAATGCGGTCGACCGGATCCTGCCGGCGCTGGCGGAGATGTACGCCCCGACCTGGATGGTCGGCCTGATCGCCGCGGGGATCTTCGCCGCGATCATGACCTCCTGGGACGGCATGCTGCTGGCGACCTCCTCGATGTTCTCCGATGACATCATCAAGCCGATCGCCAAGATGCAGGGCTATGAGCTCTCCACGCAGTGGGAGAACCGCTTCAGCAAGTTCTTCATCCTGGTGGTGGCCGTGGTCACCTACCTGCTCGTGCTCGCCCGTCCGGACACGATCCTGGCGGTCGGCGTGTTCGCGTTCACCGGCTTTGCGACGCTGGTGCCATCCTACTTCGCCGCCCTCTACTGGAAGCGGACGACGAGCACGGGTGTGGTGGCTTCCGTCGTGATCACGACCCCGGTCGTCGCGCTCTGGGCCTTCGAGGTCCTCCCGGCCTGGACGACCTTCGGCTTCCACTACTCCGCGCCGTCGCTGCTGCTCGCGAGTGTGCTCGTGGTCGTCGTCTCACTGCTGAGTAGTCCGCCTTCGAAGGAGATCGTCGAGCAGAACTTCGAGGTCTTCGATCGGGTCTTCTACGACTAA
- a CDS encoding uroporphyrinogen decarboxylase family protein, which produces MSDEPAGPTLETWQRGDGIDFADEDAKADYQRRAKRMVDALRGADPDRVPVNLLSTFYPVFHAGYTPEEAMYEGEKLQDSLLTFVDDLEPDLFPWAASLIPSATALEIVDYQGFDWPGDGSSPETVYQAREREYMGVEDYEDFFTDPSDFFIRQYLPEVFGELDGMAHFPQFSNLTAGIAGVHPYLLPFGMPPMRETLQNLLDAGEEAMRWQQLIGGTVEEIVGAGYPQSVGGITLAPYDMLGDMVRGTHAIMMDLKRRPETLLEAVDRLVPIAIEMGITSAHVNNNPFVFIPLHKGADGFMSGEEFETFYWPQLRQVIEALTEADLVPWLFAEGRYTSRLETISDLPEGEMIWHFQDTDLELVRETLPEYVTIAGDVSTGLLNTREPEAVTEYSQDLIERMGRNRFVLSPGVGLDEAKPENVKAMMDAPKNR; this is translated from the coding sequence ATGAGCGACGAGCCGGCAGGGCCGACCCTGGAGACGTGGCAGCGTGGCGATGGAATCGACTTTGCCGACGAGGACGCGAAGGCGGACTATCAGCGGCGAGCGAAGCGCATGGTCGATGCGCTCCGCGGCGCGGATCCGGACCGGGTCCCGGTCAACCTGCTCTCGACGTTCTACCCGGTCTTCCACGCCGGGTACACGCCCGAGGAGGCGATGTACGAGGGCGAGAAATTGCAGGACTCGCTCCTGACGTTCGTCGACGACCTGGAGCCGGACCTGTTTCCCTGGGCCGCCTCGCTGATCCCATCAGCGACGGCCCTGGAGATCGTCGATTACCAGGGCTTTGACTGGCCGGGGGACGGCTCCTCGCCGGAGACAGTCTACCAGGCGCGCGAGCGGGAGTACATGGGCGTCGAGGACTACGAGGACTTCTTCACGGATCCGAGTGACTTCTTCATCCGACAGTACCTGCCCGAGGTCTTCGGCGAGTTGGACGGCATGGCTCACTTCCCGCAGTTCTCGAATCTGACCGCCGGGATCGCCGGGGTTCATCCCTACCTGCTGCCCTTCGGCATGCCGCCCATGCGAGAAACGCTGCAGAACCTCCTCGACGCTGGCGAGGAAGCGATGCGGTGGCAACAGCTCATCGGCGGGACCGTCGAGGAGATCGTCGGCGCGGGCTACCCCCAGTCCGTCGGCGGGATCACCCTCGCGCCCTACGACATGCTCGGTGACATGGTACGGGGAACCCACGCGATCATGATGGACCTCAAACGCCGACCGGAGACGCTTCTGGAGGCTGTCGACCGGCTTGTGCCCATCGCCATCGAGATGGGGATCACCTCCGCGCACGTGAACAACAACCCCTTCGTCTTCATCCCGCTGCACAAGGGCGCGGACGGGTTCATGTCCGGCGAGGAGTTCGAGACGTTCTACTGGCCACAGCTCCGCCAGGTGATCGAGGCGCTGACCGAGGCGGATCTCGTGCCCTGGCTGTTCGCCGAAGGCCGCTACACGTCCCGGCTGGAGACGATCAGTGACCTCCCCGAGGGCGAGATGATCTGGCACTTCCAGGACACGGACCTCGAACTGGTGCGGGAGACCCTCCCCGAGTACGTCACCATCGCGGGCGACGTCTCGACGGGACTCCTGAACACCAGGGAGCCCGAAGCGGTCACCGAGTACAGCCAGGACCTGATCGAGCGGATGGGCCGAAACCGGTTCGTCCTCTCCCCGGGCGTGGGCCTCGACGAGGCAAAGCCCGAGAACGTCAAGGCGATGATGGACGCGCCGAAGAACCGATAG
- a CDS encoding cobalamin-dependent protein gives MSDEFVQALADLEEERAIEMAKERLDAGEAPMAVLDDLKKGMAIVGDRYDEEEYFIPDLMYAGDIIDQISDLLVDEMEMEDGEKLGTIVLGTVKDDIHDIGKDLVFFMFDLNGFEVIDLGVDVPIETFVEAVEENDPDIIALSGFLTAAFDSMKETVEALEAAGLVEAFNEDGLRDGTKIMIGGGQITDDVRNYVRADGYETDAPSGVRLAKEWLKTVEAAQ, from the coding sequence ATGTCAGACGAATTCGTACAGGCACTGGCGGACCTCGAGGAGGAACGAGCGATCGAAATGGCCAAGGAGCGGTTAGATGCTGGCGAGGCTCCGATGGCCGTTCTCGATGATCTGAAGAAGGGGATGGCCATCGTCGGGGACCGATACGACGAGGAGGAGTATTTCATCCCGGACCTGATGTACGCCGGGGACATCATCGATCAGATCTCCGATCTGCTCGTCGACGAGATGGAGATGGAAGACGGTGAAAAGCTCGGGACCATCGTGCTTGGCACCGTCAAGGACGACATCCACGACATCGGCAAGGACCTGGTCTTCTTCATGTTCGACCTCAACGGCTTCGAGGTCATCGATCTCGGCGTCGACGTGCCGATCGAGACGTTCGTCGAGGCCGTCGAGGAGAACGACCCCGATATCATCGCGCTCAGTGGCTTTCTCACCGCCGCTTTCGACTCCATGAAAGAGACCGTCGAGGCCCTCGAAGCGGCTGGCCTGGTCGAAGCGTTCAACGAGGACGGACTTCGTGACGGCACCAAGATCATGATCGGTGGCGGGCAGATCACAGACGACGTGCGAAACTACGTTCGTGCGGATGGCTACGAAACTGACGCTCCCAGCGGAGTTCGCCTGGCCAAGGAGTGGCTCAAGACGGTGGAGGCCGCACAATGA
- a CDS encoding uroporphyrinogen decarboxylase family protein: MDVSLENWEQGVGIDFVDEKAREAYQERAGRIATAIRGGTPDQIPTVLSATFYPVFHAGITPETAMNDAEALGDAFEQTITDLEPDGQQTTATLLPSAKMLDMLDYKLYAWPGDGASPTTGYQALEDDYMGPDQYEHFVQDPTDFWLREYIPEIVGELEGFRQLPKFTDLVEIPNIHLMALSFGLPEVQESLETLMEAGEEALRWHEAVEGSAVGLIEQGYPRSFGGFSKAPYDVIADTLRGTHGASMDLKRNPDELLEATESLIPKMIDMGIRSAQGAGNPLVFMPLHKGADGFMSAEEFEEFYWGPLREVMEGLLDAGLVPWLFAEGGYNSRLDVIADQPEGNIVWQFDQTDMVQAKETLGDQVAIAGNVHSSLLNTQTPEEVTEYCEELIDDVGPDGFILAPGVALDEAEPANVKAMIDAPKNR; the protein is encoded by the coding sequence ATGGACGTATCCCTCGAGAACTGGGAACAGGGCGTTGGCATCGACTTCGTGGACGAAAAAGCACGCGAGGCCTATCAGGAGCGGGCCGGCCGAATCGCAACCGCGATTCGCGGCGGGACGCCCGATCAGATCCCGACCGTGCTGAGCGCGACTTTCTACCCCGTCTTCCACGCCGGTATCACCCCCGAGACCGCGATGAACGACGCGGAAGCGCTGGGTGACGCCTTCGAGCAGACGATCACGGACCTCGAACCGGACGGCCAGCAGACCACCGCGACCCTGCTGCCCTCGGCGAAGATGCTCGACATGCTCGATTACAAGCTCTACGCCTGGCCGGGCGACGGCGCCTCGCCCACGACGGGGTACCAGGCGCTGGAAGACGACTACATGGGGCCGGACCAGTACGAGCACTTCGTCCAGGACCCGACTGACTTCTGGCTCCGGGAGTACATCCCGGAGATCGTCGGCGAGCTGGAGGGGTTCCGCCAGCTACCGAAGTTCACCGACCTCGTGGAGATTCCGAACATCCACCTGATGGCGCTGTCCTTCGGACTTCCGGAGGTCCAGGAGTCACTGGAGACCCTGATGGAGGCCGGCGAAGAGGCGCTCCGGTGGCACGAGGCCGTCGAAGGCTCGGCGGTGGGACTGATCGAGCAGGGCTACCCCCGGTCGTTCGGTGGCTTCTCGAAAGCTCCCTACGACGTGATCGCGGACACCCTCCGTGGCACCCACGGCGCGTCCATGGACCTCAAGCGAAACCCGGACGAACTGCTCGAAGCGACCGAATCGCTCATCCCGAAGATGATCGACATGGGCATTCGGTCGGCCCAGGGCGCGGGCAACCCGCTTGTCTTCATGCCCCTGCACAAAGGTGCCGACGGGTTCATGTCCGCCGAGGAGTTCGAGGAGTTCTACTGGGGCCCGCTCCGGGAAGTCATGGAGGGACTCCTCGACGCGGGGCTGGTCCCGTGGCTGTTCGCCGAGGGCGGCTACAACTCCCGGCTCGACGTGATCGCCGACCAGCCAGAGGGCAATATCGTCTGGCAGTTCGACCAGACCGACATGGTCCAGGCCAAAGAGACACTCGGCGATCAAGTGGCCATCGCCGGCAACGTCCACAGCTCCCTGCTGAACACACAGACGCCGGAGGAGGTCACGGAGTACTGTGAGGAACTCATCGATGACGTGGGCCCGGACGGGTTCATCCTCGCCCCGGGGGTCGCTCTCGACGAGGCCGAACCGGCGAACGTCAAGGCGATGATCGACGCGCCGAAAAACCGGTAA
- a CDS encoding ASKHA domain-containing protein encodes MERDLTVSFGPWDVDVEAAAGETILDAAERGNVGIEALCGGNGLCGTCMVQVEDPDAVSPVDDDERNLLDADQLEAGYRLGCRAEVTEDVSVFVPASSRSEGEIVMTEGREIDFEHAPAIRRYQLEFPAPTLEDTLPDRERVLGALESEYGVEAEVIDRLALTTLPTAIREGETDDGDLRATATVFQESEVLGIDPGRVGPAYGLAIDIGTTTLAIYLLDLRTGEVVAVSSKLNPQSSHGGDIISRVQHSTRSPEGKTELQDEIIGGINDSIEEVVAEAGIEQDEIYEAVFVGNTAMHHLFLGIDAGPVAANPYVPANQAILQTKARELDLETNPGAMVSWLPIIGGWVGPDFVADLLVSDVLDSDETAIVIDIGTNGEIAVSGPEETYVASAPAGPALEGAEIAHGVRAKPGAIQAVTLDPDTWEPELDIIDDGTPIGICGSGIIDIVAQLFLVGAINRRGRLVDPEEGHGRVRDTEDGSREFVLFGTDEADIEEAIVVTQGDIRDIQNAKAAIQTGISVLLEAAEIETVDKLIMAGGFGNYIDPESAKLLGLYPEVGAGDVEFLGNAAGYGAMYALLNDDAKTEAERIVEEVSYVELAAWDGFHDAFAQSMYLPHRDYDRYPWVKDRVEATRGAEDAL; translated from the coding sequence ATGGAGCGTGATCTAACGGTCTCGTTTGGCCCCTGGGACGTCGATGTTGAGGCCGCGGCCGGCGAGACGATTCTGGACGCGGCGGAACGAGGGAACGTCGGTATCGAGGCACTCTGTGGCGGCAACGGGCTCTGTGGCACCTGCATGGTCCAGGTCGAAGACCCGGATGCCGTCTCGCCAGTCGATGACGACGAGCGAAACCTCCTCGACGCCGACCAGCTCGAGGCCGGCTATCGGCTGGGGTGTCGGGCCGAGGTGACCGAGGACGTCTCGGTGTTCGTGCCCGCATCCTCGCGCAGCGAGGGGGAGATCGTGATGACCGAAGGGCGGGAGATCGACTTCGAGCACGCGCCGGCGATCCGCCGCTATCAGCTCGAATTCCCGGCCCCGACCCTGGAGGATACGCTCCCGGACCGCGAGCGAGTGCTTGGGGCCCTCGAATCGGAATACGGGGTCGAAGCCGAAGTGATCGACCGGCTCGCGCTGACGACACTCCCGACGGCGATCCGCGAGGGGGAGACCGACGACGGCGACCTGCGGGCGACCGCGACGGTCTTCCAGGAGTCCGAGGTGCTGGGGATCGACCCCGGGCGAGTCGGGCCCGCGTACGGCCTCGCGATCGATATCGGGACGACCACGCTGGCGATCTACCTCCTGGACCTGCGGACCGGGGAGGTGGTCGCCGTTAGCTCCAAGCTCAACCCCCAGAGCAGCCACGGCGGCGATATCATCAGCCGGGTGCAACACAGCACGCGATCGCCGGAAGGAAAAACCGAACTCCAGGACGAGATCATCGGCGGGATCAACGACAGCATCGAGGAGGTCGTCGCCGAGGCGGGGATCGAACAGGACGAGATCTACGAGGCGGTCTTCGTGGGCAACACGGCGATGCATCACCTCTTCCTGGGCATCGACGCGGGCCCGGTCGCGGCCAATCCGTACGTCCCGGCCAACCAGGCCATCCTCCAGACGAAAGCCCGGGAACTCGACCTCGAAACGAACCCCGGGGCAATGGTGTCCTGGCTGCCCATCATCGGTGGCTGGGTCGGGCCGGACTTCGTCGCGGACCTTTTGGTCTCCGACGTGCTCGACAGCGACGAGACTGCCATCGTGATCGACATCGGGACCAACGGCGAGATCGCCGTCTCGGGGCCGGAGGAGACCTACGTGGCGTCCGCACCGGCGGGCCCGGCACTCGAAGGGGCCGAGATCGCCCACGGCGTGCGAGCGAAACCGGGGGCCATCCAGGCGGTCACGCTGGATCCCGATACCTGGGAGCCCGAACTCGATATCATCGATGACGGGACCCCGATCGGGATCTGTGGCTCGGGGATCATCGACATCGTCGCCCAGCTATTCCTCGTCGGGGCGATCAATCGCCGCGGACGACTGGTCGACCCCGAGGAGGGACACGGCCGGGTCCGGGACACCGAGGACGGGAGTCGAGAGTTCGTCCTCTTCGGCACCGACGAGGCGGACATCGAGGAGGCCATCGTGGTCACCCAGGGGGACATTCGGGACATCCAGAACGCGAAGGCCGCGATCCAGACCGGCATCTCGGTCCTGCTCGAGGCGGCCGAGATCGAGACAGTCGACAAGCTGATCATGGCCGGCGGGTTCGGGAACTACATCGATCCGGAGTCCGCGAAGCTGCTGGGCCTGTACCCCGAGGTCGGGGCCGGGGACGTGGAGTTCCTGGGCAACGCGGCGGGATACGGCGCGATGTACGCACTGCTCAACGACGATGCAAAGACCGAAGCCGAGCGGATCGTCGAGGAAGTCTCCTACGTCGAACTGGCAGCCTGGGACGGCTTCCACGACGCCTTCGCCCAGTCGATGTATCTCCCACACCGGGACTACGATCGGTATCCCTGGGTCAAAGACCGCGTCGAGGCCACCCGTGGGGCCGAGGATGCGTTGTGA
- the tsaA gene encoding tRNA (N6-threonylcarbamoyladenosine(37)-N6)-methyltransferase TrmO, producing MQPVTYQPIGVVESPFEAPEDVPRPGAEQVEASGRILLDESYEPGLQGLAAFSHIVVLAHLHEVTDTRLTVRPMGGDPVGIFATSGPPRPNPIGQSVLRLDGIEGTRLSVSNLDLIDGTPVLDIKPYAPKGPGIDEIEIGWMADL from the coding sequence ATGCAACCGGTCACGTACCAGCCGATCGGCGTCGTCGAGTCGCCGTTCGAGGCCCCCGAAGACGTGCCCCGTCCCGGGGCCGAACAGGTCGAGGCCTCCGGACGCATCCTTCTGGATGAGTCGTACGAACCCGGACTTCAGGGCCTCGCTGCGTTCTCTCACATCGTGGTGCTCGCCCACCTCCACGAGGTGACTGACACGCGACTCACGGTCCGCCCGATGGGTGGTGATCCGGTGGGTATCTTCGCGACGTCGGGCCCGCCGCGACCGAATCCCATCGGCCAGTCGGTCCTCCGGCTGGACGGGATCGAGGGGACCCGGCTCTCTGTCTCGAACCTCGATCTGATCGACGGGACGCCGGTGCTCGACATCAAGCCTTACGCCCCGAAAGGCCCCGGAATCGACGAGATCGAGATCGGCTGGATGGCCGATCTCTGA
- a CDS encoding iron-sulfur cluster assembly protein, translating into MAEEPTEAAVEAAVDEVTHPEIDATLTQLGMINGIEMEGETATVTLALPMLNIPDQVKNILVGRLREAVEGVGAEFESEIAVMTDAQREQFFQLEQQNWSGGIDGVDGPEGEADADDDTADPPF; encoded by the coding sequence ATGGCCGAAGAACCAACGGAAGCGGCGGTCGAGGCGGCGGTCGATGAGGTTACGCACCCGGAGATCGACGCGACACTGACCCAGCTCGGGATGATCAACGGGATCGAGATGGAGGGGGAGACGGCGACGGTGACTCTCGCGCTCCCGATGCTCAACATCCCCGACCAGGTCAAGAACATTCTGGTGGGACGGCTTCGCGAGGCCGTCGAGGGGGTCGGTGCGGAGTTCGAGTCCGAAATCGCCGTAATGACCGACGCGCAGCGCGAGCAGTTCTTCCAGCTGGAGCAGCAGAACTGGTCCGGCGGCATCGACGGCGTCGACGGGCCCGAGGGCGAAGCCGACGCCGATGACGATACCGCCGACCCGCCGTTTTGA
- a CDS encoding helix-turn-helix domain-containing protein: MSKPIPPRSADPESGYRVPDRTPPEEPTNPVQSASRTMELIEVLKESGGATIGEIATELDVSKGTASNYVSTLREEGFVTKLETGEFDIGLRVLDVCNKSIRERELFTEGKPKIDALAEEFEGVFTVMVPEHGYGYCLYSRTTSDLISKNRLAQGTRRYLHCNGPGLSILSGMETETVEDIVDRYGLLSCDTGCEFDCPLAKYARELPVERESLYDRLAAIDEQGFAVTDHGQIACLGVPIFGSGDTVVGSVGVLAPRRTIYTEQAADPELISAMKDAATAIGINIV; encoded by the coding sequence ATGTCCAAACCCATCCCGCCCCGGTCGGCCGATCCGGAATCGGGCTATCGGGTCCCCGATCGGACCCCGCCCGAAGAGCCGACGAACCCGGTGCAGTCCGCCAGTCGGACGATGGAGCTGATCGAGGTACTCAAGGAGTCCGGTGGAGCCACGATCGGCGAGATCGCGACGGAACTGGATGTTTCGAAGGGGACCGCCTCGAACTACGTGAGCACGCTTCGGGAGGAGGGGTTCGTGACGAAACTGGAGACCGGCGAGTTCGATATCGGGCTCCGGGTGCTTGACGTCTGTAACAAGTCCATCCGCGAGCGAGAGCTGTTTACCGAAGGGAAACCCAAGATCGACGCCCTCGCCGAGGAGTTCGAGGGCGTCTTCACCGTAATGGTCCCCGAACACGGCTATGGCTACTGTCTGTACTCCCGGACGACCTCGGATCTCATCTCGAAGAACCGGCTCGCCCAGGGGACCCGGCGATACCTCCACTGTAACGGCCCCGGACTCTCGATTCTCTCGGGTATGGAAACCGAAACCGTCGAGGACATCGTCGACCGGTACGGGCTGCTCTCCTGTGATACCGGCTGTGAGTTCGATTGCCCGCTCGCGAAGTACGCCCGCGAGCTCCCGGTCGAACGGGAGAGCCTCTACGATCGACTGGCGGCCATCGACGAGCAGGGATTTGCCGTAACCGACCACGGACAGATCGCCTGTCTCGGGGTGCCGATCTTCGGTAGCGGCGATACCGTTGTGGGATCGGTCGGCGTGCTGGCCCCGCGACGGACGATTTACACGGAGCAGGCGGCCGATCCCGAACTCATCTCGGCCATGAAGGACGCGGCGACGGCCATCGGGATCAATATAGTGTAA
- a CDS encoding 4Fe-4S ferredoxin N-terminal domain-containing protein: MPEDDPGDPDGAPLSEIADSEQEFDQELGKAMGEAAKKLRTGEMTEAEFYEQFHDQVVEEFGFDDRPVEPDED, from the coding sequence ATGCCGGAAGACGACCCAGGAGATCCCGATGGGGCTCCGCTCTCGGAGATCGCCGACTCGGAGCAGGAGTTCGATCAGGAACTCGGGAAAGCAATGGGTGAAGCCGCGAAGAAACTGCGCACCGGTGAGATGACTGAAGCGGAGTTCTACGAGCAATTTCACGACCAGGTCGTCGAGGAGTTCGGATTCGACGATCGGCCGGTCGAGCCGGACGAAGACTAA